Proteins encoded in a region of the Rutidosis leptorrhynchoides isolate AG116_Rl617_1_P2 chromosome 9, CSIRO_AGI_Rlap_v1, whole genome shotgun sequence genome:
- the LOC139868516 gene encoding uncharacterized protein — protein sequence MEKLIYALVHTARRLRRYFQAHPIQVFTDQPIKHALTRPEISGRMVKWSIELGEHEITFLPRHSIKGQVIADFLVELPSDMIKSGETTVTRRETDEFWELYTDGTSSEEGAGIGKLLVSPNKEEITYAIRLKFAASNNEAEYEALIARLRLAKSIVLRQLAAYVDSQLVASQLNGSFEARDTSMQKYLELTKALTNTFSAFEIKQIPRNRNKKVDALSKLSSLLYDHFTKKVLVEVLERKSTEEDTLMATITTEEEYWMTPFIKYLADGTLPEDKLQARRIRMRAPLYYFKNAILYRKSFTEPYLKCVGPAQAKEIIREMHKGACSTHSGYRSIVSRIKRMGYFWPHMYRDTYDLIVNCEACQIHNPVNRSPRRNMIPIHAAWPFCKWGIDIFGPFPRCICNVKFLVVAIDYFTKWVEARPLSTITGR from the coding sequence ATGGAAAAACTAATCTACGCTTTAGTACATACAGCCAGACGGCTCCGGCGCTATTTTCAAGCGCATCCGATACAAGTTTTCACAGACCAACCAATTAAACACGCCCTGACTAGGCCGGAAATCTCCGGAAGAATGGTGAAATGGTCAATCGAACTCGGAGAGCACGAAATCACTTTCCTCCCGAGACATTCGATCAAGGGCCAAGTCATAGCAGACTTCCTGGTAGAGCTCCCTTCCGACATGATCAAGTCGGGCGAAACCACAGTTACAAGAAGAGAGACAGACGAATTCTGGGAACTATATACGGACGGTACGTCAAGTGAGGAGGGTGCTGGCATAGGCAAACTCCTTGTTTCCCCAAACAAAGAAGAAATAACTTACGCTATCCGGTTGAAATTCGCCGCCTCAAACAACGAGGCGGAATACGAAGCACTAATAGCCCGATTACGCTTAGCTAAAAGTATCGTTCTACGACAGCTCGCAGCTTATGTCGACTCCCAATTGGTGGCAAGCCAGTTAAACGGCAGCTTCGAAGCAAGAGACACATCGATGCAAAAATACCTAGAACTCACAAAGGCACTAACCAACACCTTTTCGGCATTCGAAATAAAACAAATACCCCGTAATCGTAACAAGAAAGTAGATGCTTTGAGCAAGCTCTCCTCTTTGCTATACGATCATTTCACTAAAAAAGTTTTGGTTGAAGTACTGGAAAGGAAGTCAACTGAAGAGGATACCCTCATGGCGACGATCACAACAGAAGAAGAATATTGGATGACACCCTTCATAAAATATCTTGCCGACGGTACACTACCAGAAGACAAATTACAAGCCCGTAGGATACGAATGCGGGCACCATTGTATTACTTTAAAAACGCAATCCTGTATAGGAAATCGTTCACAGAGCCCTACTTAAAGTGTGTTGGCCCGGCACAGGCCAAAGAGATAATACGAGAAATGCATAAGGGAGCCTGCTCAACGCACTCCGGCTACCGATCGATAGTTAGCAGGATCAAGAGAATGGGTTATTTCTGGCCACACATGTACCGAGATACATATGACCTGATCGTAAACTGCGAGGCATGCCAGATACACAATCCCGTCAACAGATCCCCTCGTCGAAACATGATTCCCATACACGCCGCTTGGCCGTTTTGCAAATGGGGGATCGACATTTTCGGCCCATTCCCACGATGTATCTGCAATGTTAAATTTTTAGTAGTCGCAATCGACTACTTTACTAAATGGGTTGAGGCGAGACCGTTAAGCACGATTACGGGAAGATAA